One Nocardioides oleivorans DNA segment encodes these proteins:
- a CDS encoding 4a-hydroxytetrahydrobiopterin dehydratase translates to MDMIPSAQITEAGLTDWRKLAQGLHARYLVDSFADGVRLVSAISDAGDEVGHHPRVVIGNGHVDLELVTPDAIYRDDDGTEYVVEWPTQQDLDLARTIASLASDLGLTADPASVAELELGLNVDSSSDVAPVWAALLTGDLASQGRGSPSDEVRDGSNRVANLWFDDLDEDAAPGQRFHVEVYVAAEARDARVAAALAAGGTVVDDSQAPGLTVIADQEGNRGVICVA, encoded by the coding sequence ATGGACATGATCCCGAGTGCGCAGATCACCGAGGCCGGGCTGACCGACTGGCGCAAGCTGGCCCAGGGGCTCCACGCCCGCTACCTCGTGGACTCCTTCGCGGACGGCGTACGCCTCGTCTCCGCGATCTCCGACGCCGGTGACGAGGTCGGGCACCACCCGCGCGTCGTGATCGGCAACGGTCACGTCGACCTCGAGCTGGTCACGCCGGACGCGATCTACCGCGACGACGACGGCACGGAGTACGTCGTGGAGTGGCCGACGCAGCAGGACCTCGACCTCGCCCGGACGATCGCCTCGCTCGCCTCCGACCTCGGCCTGACCGCGGACCCGGCGTCGGTCGCGGAGCTCGAGCTCGGGCTCAACGTGGACTCGTCGAGCGACGTGGCGCCCGTGTGGGCGGCCCTGCTCACCGGCGACCTCGCCTCCCAGGGGCGCGGGTCACCCTCCGACGAGGTGCGCGACGGGTCGAACCGGGTGGCGAACCTGTGGTTCGACGACCTCGACGAGGACGCCGCTCCGGGGCAGCGGTTCCACGTGGAGGTGTACGTCGCTGCGGAGGCGCGCGACGCTCGGGTGGCCGCCGCCCTCGCTGCCGGCGGCACGGTCGTGGACGACTCGCAGGCGCCCGGGCTGACGGTGATCGCCGACCAGGAGGGCAACCGGGGCGTCATCTGCGTGGCGTGA
- a CDS encoding precorrin-8X methylmutase, whose protein sequence is MSLTTTQSATQSGVQRPTKRYDYIDDGAAIYVDSFATIRRETGFDHLPADAERVAVRMVHGTGQIDLAHDLVIHDRLVVSARTALNLGAPIITDAGMVASGVTRARLPKDNEVLCALRDERVPALARAMGTTRSAAALSLLENRFDGAVIAIGNAPTALFHLLEMILDGAPRPAAIVGCPVGFIGAAESKQALEEAEIDIPFLTIRGRRGGSAMTASALNALAQEKE, encoded by the coding sequence ATGAGCCTGACGACCACCCAGAGCGCGACCCAGAGCGGGGTCCAGCGCCCGACCAAGCGCTACGACTACATCGACGACGGTGCCGCGATCTACGTCGACTCGTTCGCGACGATCCGCCGCGAGACCGGGTTCGACCACCTGCCCGCCGACGCCGAGCGGGTCGCCGTCCGCATGGTCCACGGCACCGGGCAGATCGACCTCGCCCACGACCTCGTCATCCACGACCGGCTCGTGGTCAGCGCCCGCACCGCGCTCAACCTCGGCGCCCCGATCATCACCGACGCCGGCATGGTCGCCAGCGGCGTCACCCGCGCCCGGCTGCCGAAGGACAACGAGGTGCTCTGCGCACTCCGCGACGAGCGGGTGCCCGCGCTCGCGAGAGCGATGGGTACGACGCGCTCCGCCGCCGCGCTGTCGCTGCTCGAGAACCGCTTCGACGGCGCCGTCATCGCGATCGGCAACGCCCCCACCGCCCTCTTCCACCTGCTCGAGATGATCCTCGACGGTGCTCCGCGCCCGGCCGCGATCGTCGGCTGCCCGGTCGGCTTCATCGGTGCCGCGGAGTCCAAGCAGGCATTGGAGGAGGCCGAGATCGACATCCCGTTCCTCACCATCCGCGGCCGCCGCGGCGGCTCGGCGATGACCGCCTCCGCCCTCAACGCGCTCGCCCAGGAGAAGGAATGA